A window of Flexistipes sp. contains these coding sequences:
- a CDS encoding c-type cytochrome, whose product MRNIISVSVIIGIFIISVTTTSFAASLFQQRCAGCHGSTGNKHALGTSPLLKGQSKEDIIKKLNGYQEGTYGGSKKNIMQSQVKSLSDEQIEKLAEEISSF is encoded by the coding sequence ATGAGAAATATCATATCAGTTTCAGTAATTATCGGCATTTTTATTATTTCGGTCACAACAACCTCATTTGCTGCTTCTCTGTTTCAGCAAAGGTGCGCCGGTTGTCACGGAAGTACAGGCAATAAGCATGCCTTGGGTACATCTCCTCTTTTGAAGGGACAGAGTAAGGAAGATATTATCAAAAAGCTTAATGGTTATCAGGAAGGAACATACGGCGGCTCTAAAAAAAATATCATGCAGTCTCAGGTTAAGTCTCTGAGTGATGAGCAGATTGAAAAACTTGCTGAAGAGATATCCAGTTTTTGA
- a CDS encoding SCO family protein, which translates to MVKKLFLTLFFLLLVSAAFGADESSSKTTPSESEVGVEEKLGMIIPEGIYFYNTKGEKVEIKKLVSQKPTVIAPVYYKCTNVCNILQSKLTNILPQVKLNPGKDYQVLSVSFDHTETPAIAANEKKNYMAALPEKFGDKSWKFLTGDKKNIDKLMNTIGFNFKKRPNSDMFIHPVALILVSTEGKIVRYLYGTRLLPFDLTMAIIEAQKGNIGVSVKRVLSYCFDYDPKGRTYVFNVMRVSGTIIIIFIVITFLIIAFGGQKKRRKRDR; encoded by the coding sequence ATGGTAAAAAAACTATTTTTAACGTTATTTTTTTTATTGCTTGTTTCAGCTGCTTTCGGTGCTGATGAGAGCAGCAGCAAAACAACGCCCTCGGAGAGTGAAGTGGGTGTTGAAGAAAAATTGGGAATGATAATACCGGAAGGAATATATTTTTATAATACCAAAGGTGAAAAAGTTGAAATTAAAAAACTTGTGTCCCAAAAACCTACCGTAATAGCTCCTGTTTACTATAAGTGCACTAATGTCTGCAATATACTGCAAAGCAAACTGACCAATATCCTTCCTCAGGTTAAACTGAATCCCGGCAAGGATTATCAGGTTTTGTCCGTAAGTTTTGACCACACTGAAACACCTGCCATAGCTGCAAATGAAAAAAAGAATTATATGGCAGCCCTGCCTGAAAAGTTCGGTGATAAATCCTGGAAATTTCTAACTGGCGATAAAAAAAACATTGATAAACTAATGAATACCATCGGCTTTAATTTTAAGAAGAGACCTAACAGTGATATGTTTATACATCCTGTGGCACTTATTCTCGTTTCAACGGAAGGTAAAATTGTCCGCTATTTATACGGAACACGGCTGCTCCCTTTCGATCTTACAATGGCTATTATTGAGGCTCAAAAAGGCAATATAGGGGTTTCCGTTAAGAGAGTACTGAGCTACTGCTTTGATTATGATCCCAAGGGAAGAACGTATGTTTTTAACGTAATGAGGGTTTCGGGTACAATAATTATAATATTTATAGTTATTACTTTTTTGATAA